The Treponema sp. OMZ 790 genome includes the window TTAGAACCTGTATATGAACTAATTCCTGCCAAAATACCATTTATAATTTTCGCTATATTATTGCCATCAATTTGTTTCATTGTAAAAGCAATTAATATGGATGAAATTAAAGTATAACCCATATCTATTCCTACATTCATGTCATTAGCCAATTTTGTACCGGCTTCAGTATCCTTAATCAAAAAAGAAGAATTGATGGAATACTGTTCAAAAATCTTTCCATTATCCATATAACTTGTATAATTTATAGTAGTAGTATACTTATATGCATCAGTTTCTGCATTAGTTACAGTTATTTGAATAAAGGGTTCATCAATAGTGCCTTTACCAGACTGCTTAGTTTCTCTACCATCCGGATCAGTATACTTAACAGGATTATTCCCGGCATAATGATACACATGCAAGTTTACAACATTAAACACGCCTCCCATGCCCGGCAGGTTTTCATTGTGCTTCTTCGCTTCATCATCTATCGGAGCCTTTGGTATATAATCATTTAACGCCGGGTCTCCTGACAACCACCTACTATACTTCGGATCTAAGTACCTTGCTCCATAATAATACAGTCCGGTTTCCTCGTCAAGTTCCTTACCCGTAAACCTAAACGGCAGTTTATCTAATCCTGCAGCAACTTCCTCGACCCATAGTTCGCCGTATGGTGTATATTCTATGTGCTCATATTGTTTACCACGCCAATCTGTTACAAATTGCGCACTTCCAAGGTGGTCTGAATGGTAGTAGTAACGCTTTGTCTTTTGTTCATCGTTATCTCCACTATTATCCGTATGTGTCATTGCGGTTACAAGCCGTGAGTTTCCTACGAATATGTGTTTGTGTACTCTTAAGCCTTGAGGGTTGTTTTGGTCTTGTATCGGTATGTGTATTGTAAAGAAGTTATTGAAGTATAAGGTTTCGCTTCGCCCCTCGTCTGTGTATTTAAGTGCCCGCTGTCCGTCTTCACCGTAGCGGTAGTGGACTGTGTAGTTTTTGTCGCTCGATTTTGTTAAGAGGTTTCGCTCGTTCCAAGTGTAGTTACGCCTGTAAGCAAAGAGGTCTTGCGGATTTGCCTGCTCGGTTTCTTTAGGTGCGTCAAGGCCGAAGCCGTAATCTGCACCATAAACATCTTCTTCTTCAAAGTATGAGTATGTAAATACAAACTCTTCTTCGTCTGTGAATGGACCGTCTTTTTCGGCTGTGATGTTGCCGTTTGCGTCATAGCGGTAATAACGGTTACCTGCTCTTATTAGGCGGTGTGCATAGGCAGGGTCATACTCGTAAGCTAGGCTATAGTCAAGTTCAGCTTTGGGGTAAGAGTTTCCTTGTGCACCGGGTATGTTTGTGGTGCTTAATTTTTCTTTCATGTTTCCTATGCCATCAAAGGCAAAGGTTTGTCTGTATTTTGCAATGCTTACAGGTGTTGTTCCAGAGCTTTTTTTAGCCTTGTATTGGTTACTTGTTCCTTCTACGCTTATAAGCTGGTACAGGTTGTCGTAAGAGTATGTTTGTTTTGTTTCATACGTACTTGCATCATTATTATAGCCTAGGACGTTTCCTACAGGGTCGAATGAGTACTTTATTTTTTGAAAGACGTCTTGAGTTTGGTTATTCTTTGTTTCTATTGTATCTAACCAACGCCGCTTCTCATCGTATTTGTATCTTGTTTCTACTCCGTTTCCGTAGCGTATGTAAACTCGCTGTGTGTGTTCGTCATCTTTTGAAAATATACGGGCATCTACTGCGTCGCACGGCAAAAAAGTGTCCTCGACGTATACCCGATACGCCTGCGGTACTTTTTTGCCTAACTCCTTGTATCTGCTCCGCCTATTTTCAAAAGTCCTGTCAGTGGGAATTTTAGATAGCGATAGTTTTTTATTTAAGCACCTTTGAGCGGCGGACTGTTCAATTTTGTTTGTCATTATAATATAAAAGAAAACAACTATCAACTCCGCCAAGGACGGCGGTGGTTCAAGCTTGCAAGTTTTGCGTATGCAAAACTTGCTATCAACATCCGTACAAGGAAGTACGGATGTTGATGATACAGCTCTTTTCAGGGCTCCGCTGTCGCTTCGGTATCTTTCCGCAGAAATTACTGCGGAAAGATGTACAGCAAAAGCAATTTTTATAAATTGCTTTTGCTCCCTTCCAATCGCTGTCCGAGGGAGATAGTTGGGCTGCCTATGATTATAATTATTCTTCATCAAATATCCTCGGTGTACACATTTTCTTAATAAGTATGTTTATATTTAAAATTTTTCAAGCATTTCCTCATAATTATCAGGATAGGTATATTTTATATGATACTTCGTTCTATCAGAAATAGGCGTTGCATAATAATCGACACCCTGTCTTTTAAATTCGGCGATTATATCCTGCTTTAATTTATATTCTTTACTATCTAACGGAAACACCCAAGAATAATCACGTAAGATATTTACAGGATATATTTTTTCTTTTCGTGATATATACAAATTCTTATCTATCATAGGGTCATAACATGCTTCAGTTATATCAGCATGGCATTCTACTATAAGATAATGAGCAATGGTATATCTCTTCAAACGTAAAGCGAGGCTTGCAGCAGTAGTACCTGCATTTCGCCGTGCATCGATATCGGCGCCGTTATTAATCAGAAGCTCTACCAATAACTTACTATCTCCTGTAAATATTGCATTCATCAATACGGTTCTGTCATCATAAGATTCTTCAAAATATGGAATATTCGGATCTGCACCATATTTTAATAATAGTTTCGTATATTTAATATTTTCATTCATATCAATACTTTTGCCTTTCCACCGCTTGCCAACAGCTAAATACAGAGGCGTGTTATTTGATGCACGTTGCATAAGATCAGGATCAGCTCCGTTTTTAAGTAATATTTCTGCTGAATTATACTTACTGTTTACAATTGCCCAATACAACAGAGGTGTACCATAAAGAGGCTCACGGTAATTTATTAATTCTTTGTCCTCAGAACAAATTTGATTTATTTTTTTTATATTTTGCGAATTAACTGCTTTTGCCAAATCCCATGCAGGAGTATTCTTAAAAATATTAATTGATATGGACGGATCAGCAGAATTAAATAAATTTCCCATAGAACCCATTATTTTTACACTTAGCCAGCCTACCGTATATAGCGTTACAGGGTTAAAAATAATAATGAGACATATAAATGAACATAATAAAATAAAAATAATTTTTGAAGTATTAGATTTCATAAAAGGAGCCTCTTTATTCTTTCAATGCTTGAATTACAGCTTCCATCGAATGTGGAAAAATTTCATGTCTTACATCATAGCCATGAGAGTGTGAATATCTTTCTTTTCCCTTATGTTGTCTTGGAAGATATGTTGTATCAATTATATCAGGAAGACTACCTTGCATTCCATGTAAAATATCTCCTGTAACAACAAATGCTTGTAAAGAATTTCCACTTTTAGATAATCCATTCAATGTAGGTTTTGCAGGATTAAATACTATTGCATTTTTCCCGGTTTTTAATGCATTCAATATTGCTTCAGCACCACCTTTCGAATGTCCTACCATTGTAACTTCTGAATATATATGGTCTTGAACAAAGTCAATTGCTATGCTTATTGACATAGCGACATCAGAAGAATCTCCAAAAAACTGATCAATGTTTTGACTCCAATCTTCAAGGTTTGTTGGTGAAGTTCCTCGATTAACTAAAGCATATTCAACATCTACAGGATAACCTTTTTCATCAATAACAAGACGCGAGTATCCCCCTATCGCACCACTACCACCATCTTGATTTAATTGATATATATTATTTAGTGTCCACCCTCCCTCTACAATATCCCCAATCTTACCATTATAAATATGTTCAGCCATTATAGCAGCTTCATATGGAGTAGGAATTTCTCCGGTGGGGTCATTATATTTTATAGGATTATTATTACCATAATTAAATACATGCAAGTTAATTGCATTATAAACTCCACCATTTGGCAGGTTCTCGTTGTGTTTCTTCGCTTCGTCATTTACAGGAGCTTGCGGTATGTAATCATTTAACGCAGGGTCTCCTGACAACCATCTCGAATATTTCGGATCAAGGTATCTGGCCCCATAGTAGTACAGTCCAGTCTCTTCATCTAGTTCTTTCCCCGTAAACCTGAACGGCAGTTTGTCTATTCCCGGTGCAGTTTCTTCTATCCAGAGCTCGCCGTATGGTGTGTACTCTATATGTTCGTACTGTCTGCCTTTCCAGTCGGTTACGAATTGTGCACTGCCGAGGTGATCTGAGTGATAGTAGTAACGCTTTGCCTTTTGCTCGTCGTTATCGCCTTGGTTTTCCGTATACGTCATCTCTTTTGAAAATATGCGGGCATCTCCTGCGTCGCACGGCAAAAAAGTGTCCTCGACGTATACCCGATACGCCTGCGGTACTTTTTTGCCTAACTCCTTGTATCTGCTCCGCCTATTTCCAAAAGTCCTGTCAGTGAGGATTTCAGATAGTGATAGCTTTTTGCTTAAGTAGCTTTGAGCTGCGGACTGCTCAATTTTGTTTTTCAATATTATGAAGAAAACAAAATTGAGCACCGCGCTTTTCAGGGCTTCGCTGTCGCTTCGGTATCTTTCCGCAGAAATTACTGCGGAAAGATGTATAGCAAAAGCACTTTTGATAAATTGCTTTTGCTCCCTTTCAATCGCTGCCCGAAATAAGAGATAGTTAGGCTGTGAATAAAAATAACTACTCTTCATTTTCTCCTAATTCTTTTACTAATTGCTTTGCTACTTCATTTCCATTACGTGCTGCTTTCTTTATCCAAAGGCGGCATCTTATTTTGCTATATTCACCATCTTTGGCAAGTAGATATTTACCATATTCATATTAACATTCTGTGCTATCTATCATTGCCAATCAATGCCAAATACTTTCACTATTCTTATAAATAAAAAGAAATAAATTCTTTTTATTTCTTTTTATTTTTAGAACGTTCACTAAGTATTGTTTTCAATGTTCTTTTTATAATATTATCAAATTTCTTTCTCGACATTATAATACTATTCACATTTATTATCTCACGTGTTTCAATTGTCATCTGAAAACCAATCAGCTTTACAAAAGCTTCATTACGAAACAATAACATAAAACTTCCATCATCAAATGCCGACTCAGAATAATCTCTCAAATCAAAAAAACTATTAATAAAGATTTTTCTATCAATTCCTAAATACGTTTTTCCTATTGCATCATTATCACTATCTTCATAAGTAGCCTTTTGATAATTTACAGCAATTTCATAATCAGAATATTTAAGAAAAAAATTTTTTCTCATTATATTTTCTGTTAAGAGATGCTCAAGCCCCAATACTATACCTCCATATAAAGTAGAATATGAATCTTCACAACCATAAGGAAAGCTATTTACAAAAATACGATATGATCCAGATGCAACAAAACTATTATCGTAAAATTCATCAAATAATAATTCAACAGCAAATTTTGATTTATTTCCAATTATCATATATCTCCTTTAGGCATAGATCTGATTGTTTTATGTATATACCCTGGCATTTGCTCAGGCTTTCCTTTAAAACTTCCATTACTTACACAATTTATTTTACAAAACCGCTATATTATCTCTAGTATTCATACCACATTCAATCTTCAAATAAAGTATTAATTAATACTTTATAACTATAAACCTTTGTATAATTACCATTTTCTGGTAATGATATCTTTAAATTTTCATTATTCTTTTCTACATCAGGAAGAAGCACACGATATCTAATTTCTAATAACTTTGTAGTAGCAGGTATTCTAAAAGAATTTGTATATGGTTGATAAAAACCATTTTTATTCTCTATAAATAAAATACCTCTTCCATCATTATATATATAATAATCTCCTATCAAATACCAATACATTTTTATTTTTGCTTTTGCTTCGAAAGATTTTTGATAGCTAACATCTATAAATGTTATATCTCTTACATCTTCAAAACTATCAATAGAGATATCATCAGCTTTAATTTCCACGATGTCTAATGCCAGAGAGCAAGTCTCTCCAAACAAAATATTTTGTTCGTTCGGTACATCATATTCCAAATTTACCGAAAACATAGTTAAATCTTCAGCAATAATTATTTTTGCAAAAGCAAAAATTAACAATAAAAAATAATTTTTTTTTGACATATTCGTTATTTCCATCTCTCAGCAGCTCCACCTGGTATAGACCTATACCCACCAAAGGCATCAAATTCTCCAGGTTTAACAAACCATGAGTTTGTTTCTTTATTATACAAGGGCATATCCCATAGATTTTGATATTTTGCTCTTTGAGGTAAACCAATAAAATTACGATACTCATTTTCCATTGCTACAGCTTTTTGTTCTTCGTAGAATAATCCCATCCATTGTTCTCGCGATGTTTTTTTGCTTTTTCCACTTCCGTCATAAGTACTGGTACCTTGCGCATTTGAATACGCATGTCCTGATATCTCATGAACCAAAGATGCCCTTAAGTCTTTTTGTATACCATCTTTATACTTTCCTATATCATTTATATTGATATTAACAATGGTATCACTACCTTTACCATTCTGAGCATTATCCCAATTTGTAGCAGCAGCATTTGTGTCTCCAGAAGTTTTTACATTTATAATAACTAAACTATCTTTTGAGTTTATTAAATAAGCAAATCTTTTTCCAGCTTCTGTATTTGATGCAACAATTTCTTTTGCATAATTTTGTATCTTTTTAAAATCTTGATCACTTACACCATCACCCTGCACCCAAAAAATTTCCCGCCCATCCGGATCCACATACTTCACCGGATTATTTCCCGCATAATGATACACATGAAGGTTTACAACATTAAACACCCCGCCCATTCCGGGTAGGTTTTCATTATGCTTTTTAGCCTCATCATCAATGGGTGCCTTGGGTATATAATCATTCAACGCCGGATCACCGCTTAACCACCTCGAATACTTCGGGTCAAGGTATCTAGCACCATAGTAATACAGCCCCGTCTCTTCATCCAGCTCTTTACCAGTAAACCTAAACGGTAATTTATCCAACCCTGCTGCTACTTCCTCTATCCAAAGTTCGCCATACGGCGTGTACTCTATGTGTTCATATTGTTTACCGCGCCAGTCTGTTACAAATTGTGCACTTCCTAAGTGGTCGCTGTGGTAATAATACCTCTTTGCCTTTTGTTCGTCGTTGTCGCCTTGGTTATCCGTGTGCGTCATGGCGGTTACAAGCCGTGAGTTTCCTACAAATATGTGTTTGTGCACTCGTAGTCCTTGCGGGTTGTTTTGGTCTTGTGTCGGGATATGTATCGTAAAGAAATTATTAAAGTAAAGCGTTTCGCTTCGGCCCTCGTCTGTGTATTTAAGCGCTCTTTGTCCGTCGTCTCCATAGCGGTAGTGGACTGTGTAGTTTTTGTCGCTTGATTTGGTTAAGAGGTTTCGCTCGTTCCAAGTATAATTTCTTCTGTAGGCAAATAGGTCTTGAGGGTTTGATTGTTCCGTTTCTTTTGGAGCGTCAAGCCCGAAGCCGTAGTCTGTGCCGTATACGTCTTGTTCTTCAAAATAAGAGTATGTAAATACAAACTCTTCTTCATCTGTGAAAGGTCCGTCTTTTTCGGCTGTGATATTGCCGTTTGCGTCATAGCGGTAGTAGCGGTTGCCTGCCCTTATTAACCTGTGTGCATAAGCCGGGTCGTATTCGTAGTCGAGGTTGTAATCAAGTTCAGCTTTGGGGTATGAGTTCCCTTGAGAGCCGGGTATGTTTGTGGTGCTTAATTTTTCTTTCATGTTTCCTATGCCATCAAAGCTGAAATCTTGTTTATATTTTGCAATGCTTACAGGTGTTGTTCCAGAGCTTTTTTTAGCCTTGTATTGGTTACTTGTACCCTCTACGCTTATAAGCTGGTAAAGATTATCGTAAGAGTATGTTTGTTTTGTTTCATAAGTACTTGCATCATTATTATAGCCTAGGACGTTTCCTACAGGGTCGAATGAGTATTTTATTTTTTGGAAGACGTCTTGGGTTTGTACGTTTTTGGTTTCTATTGTATCGAGCCAGCGCCGCTTCTCATCGTATTTGTATCTTGTTTCTACTCCGTTTCCGTATTTAATGTAGACTCGTTGTGCGTGCTCGTCATATAGGATTTTATCGACATAAGAGTATTCTGCCTTTCCCTTGTTTGTAGTTTTTACTCCGCTTACTCCCCTTAGCTGTCCGCCTTTGTCATAGGTGTAGGTTATTGTTTCTCCGTCGGGGTATTTCATGCTTTGCATTCTTCCAAGGTAATCGGAGCGGTATTCAAAACTCGCCGTTTCAGGACTGCTTCCTGCTCCGTAGCGGTTTATGGTTCTTGTTTCGCTTGTTACTTCATTGAGATAGCCGTACTTGTATCTTGTTTCTCCCGTTTCATCTTTTTTGTAAGTTACTTGACCTGCACCATTTTGTCCGGGCTCTCCGTATTCGTATTCTATGTCCGGGCTAAAAGGATAGTCGATCTTTATTATGCGGTCAAAGCCGTCATACTCGTATCTTATTTCGGCAGCTTTGTTTTTTAATACCGAATCCGTTTCTGCTTGCAGCCTTCCTTTCTCATCGTATATCCATTCTTTTTTGCCTGTATCCTTGCTTTCTAATGCGGTTCTTCTTCCAAGCAAGTCATAGCTTACCGATAAAAGGTTTTCCTTTGCGTCGTATGCTCGCAGCATTTCTCCGAGGACAGAGTATTCGTATCGGGCTTTGGTAAGAAGAGTGTTGTTTTATCTTGCCCTCTACTCCCTTATGTTTCCTCTTGCGTCTTTTTTGCTTATGCTTATGTTTTCTTTCGGGTCTGTTGCCCTTGTTATTTGAAGCGAAGAATCTATCGAGTATTCGGTTTTTTGTGTGTTCCCGTCAGGTAAAACCGTTAATATGTTTCGGTCTATGTCGTCATATTCGTATTTTGTTCCGTTTCTTATCGTTGTGAAATTATTTAATTCATAAAACTGTTCTATTGCCTGATACGATAAGGCGTTTTTTAAATCGCTTTCTAAGTTTCCTCCGTAAAAGAATGGCATTCCTTCTTCCGTCTTTCGTCCTGCCTTGTCGTAGTTGATTACACTTGAGATGTTCCAGCCCGTTTGGGTTTGATCATTCGTTCCGTCAATGTACACTTCTCCTTCTTTGGCTGTGTAGCTTATGCGTCCCAGACCGTCGTGAATTACAATCGTCTTCATTACACCGCTGTCTTCGGCTTCGGTGCTTATTTTGTTTTCGGTTACGGTGTACCAAAAGGAATCTTTTGGAGTAATGTATGTGTATTTTGCATAAGGAGTTTTTCCTGGTCCGATGATTTTTTCGGTGTCTTTGTCTCTTTCAAAGTCGTAGGGGCTTCTCACCTCGGTTACTCGCCCAAAGTTGTCGTACTTATAGCTCATTGTATTGTTTGCCGCATCCGTTTCTTTTAGTTTTACTCCTAAAATACGATCCCATTCTATTTTACTTGTGTAAGATTTATCTCCTTTAGAGCTTATCTCTTTTATTTCGATAGGATATATGCAGTCAAGGTATTTGTATTCGGCTCTTTTACCTGTCGGGCTTGTTACTGTTTTTACGTTTCCGTCCTCTGTCCATTCTATGCGGTTTACAAGATATGCTCCATGCGACGTGTATTGTTTTAATTCCGTTAAGGCGCCTGTTCTGCTGTCGTATGCACCCTCCCGTTTACGTAAAAGAGTTCCCGTCTTTCCGTGTAAGACTTGTATTTTCTCAGGGTGTGCTTTAAAGTATTTCTCTTCACTCGCCCCTCCAATATGTTATTTCCGCTATGATATCATCATTTGTGTTTGTTACCTCTCCCTTATCGTAAAGTTTTGTTACGTTTCCGTATTTGTCGTACTCGTATTCGCTTTCGGTTTTTATTTCGTTGTAGTTTTCTCGTATTGTGTTAGTTTCTTTTTTTATTCTTGCATGGGGTGCTGTGTCTATCTCGTATTCTTTTATTGAGTATACTCTGTTTCCGTTTTTTATTATTTCGCGTTTTACCATGCCTTTACGGTAGTAAAAGTCTATATAATACTCTGTTTCAGTTACTGTCCCTATTGCGTTTTTACTTTTTACCGTTTTAAAACCGTAGAATTCTTTTTCTATTCTGTTATAATAGCCGTCTTCGTAGGTGTAGTAGGTTGTATACTCTTGGCTGTTACCCGTTTTACTTTTTAATCCCGATTTTGCAGTTACTTCACTTAATACGTATTTACTTTGGGGCAGCTCTACCGTGTTTCCTACCCTCTCATATTTTAATTCGTAGCTTCCGCCTTGGGGTAACTTTATCTTTTTTAGTAAGCCTACCTTGCCTAAAAGGTTGCGCTGGACGTATACGGCTCCGTTACTTCCGGGTATTCTCAATACTCGGTCAGCTAAACCGTCACCGTCTATGTCAAGCATTGAAACGTTTACACCGGAAACTCTTCCCGATGCATTAACACCTGCTCCTGCCGAAAATGAGAGGTTTAGACTATAACCTGTAAGAGGTATCAATACATTGCCTGAAACTCCTCCGTTTGTTGCAGCTGCAAAATTTACGGTTGAAGACATGTTTAAACAATTAATTTTTTTTATAAGAAATGCAGACAATGGGTTTATAGCCAATCCGTCACTTAAAACAGCCGAATCAAAACCGCTGTTTAGATATTTTCCCAATCCCGGGATATTTCTTAAAAACGCAACACCCAAATTAGCGTCAGTTACAAAAAACAATTTCGCCTTATCTCCGGATGATAAATTCCATTCAGGAAGTTTCACTTCCATCTCTTTTTCTATTTTTCCGCCGGTATTTACAGTAATTACAGCCGTATTTTTTTTATTACCCAACCTAATCATATAGGGTAAATAACCGCATAAATTTACAAACTGTCTTTTTGTATTAGTAAAACTTCCCGAATATGAAAGTGAGCCCGATAAATTACCCGATACCGTATCGGTTTTTACTCCTTCATTGGCATAAGTATTGCTCAATGATGTTGAAAGATTTAAAGTTCCTGATACGGTATGTGTTTCAGTCTCGCCAAGGTTTATTTTTAAAATATTATTCCCTGCAAAACATACCTTATTCCCGCAGTTTAAATAAGAACCTTTTTTTGTCACGCTATCAGGTAAACCGTCTCCATTTATATCCATAAAGGAA containing:
- a CDS encoding RHS repeat domain-containing protein codes for the protein MKNNYNHRQPNYLPRTAIGREQKQFIKIAFAVHLSAVISAERYRSDSGALKRAVSSTSVLPCTDVDSKFCIRKTCKLEPPPSLAELIVVFFYIIMTNKIEQSAAQRCLNKKLSLSKIPTDRTFENRRSRYKELGKKVPQAYRVYVEDTFLPCDAVDARIFSKDDEHTQRVYIRYGNGVETRYKYDEKRRWLDTIETKNNQTQDVFQKIKYSFDPVGNVLGYNNDASTYETKQTYSYDNLYQLISVEGTSNQYKAKKSSGTTPVSIAKYRQTFAFDGIGNMKEKLSTTNIPGAQGNSYPKAELDYSLAYEYDPAYAHRLIRAGNRYYRYDANGNITAEKDGPFTDEEEFVFTYSYFEEEDVYGADYGFGLDAPKETEQANPQDLFAYRRNYTWNERNLLTKSSDKNYTVHYRYGEDGQRALKYTDEGRSETLYFNNFFTIHIPIQDQNNPQGLRVHKHIFVGNSRLVTAMTHTDNSGDNDEQKTKRYYYHSDHLGSAQFVTDWRGKQYEHIEYTPYGELWVEEVAAGLDKLPFRFTGKELDEETGLYYYGARYLDPKYSRWLSGDPALNDYIPKAPIDDEAKKHNENLPGMGGVFNVVNLHVYHYAGNNPVKYTDPDGRETKQSGKGTIDEPFIQITVTNAETDAYKYTTTINYTSYMDNGKIFEQYSINSSFLIKDTEAGTKLANDMNVGIDMGYTLISSILIAFTMKQIDGNNIAKIINGILAGISSYTGSKYVFKYESGMKIETNTELEVVSDSSGVINSGNRTTNVYKREREDSDGKPIITCTENLNY
- a CDS encoding RHS repeat domain-containing protein, which translates into the protein MKSSYFYSQPNYLLFRAAIEREQKQFIKSAFAIHLSAVISAERYRSDSEALKSAVLNFVFFIILKNKIEQSAAQSYLSKKLSLSEILTDRTFGNRRSRYKELGKKVPQAYRVYVEDTFLPCDAGDARIFSKEMTYTENQGDNDEQKAKRYYYHSDHLGSAQFVTDWKGRQYEHIEYTPYGELWIEETAPGIDKLPFRFTGKELDEETGLYYYGARYLDPKYSRWLSGDPALNDYIPQAPVNDEAKKHNENLPNGGVYNAINLHVFNYGNNNPIKYNDPTGEIPTPYEAAIMAEHIYNGKIGDIVEGGWTLNNIYQLNQDGGSGAIGGYSRLVIDEKGYPVDVEYALVNRGTSPTNLEDWSQNIDQFFGDSSDVAMSISIAIDFVQDHIYSEVTMVGHSKGGAEAILNALKTGKNAIVFNPAKPTLNGLSKSGNSLQAFVVTGDILHGMQGSLPDIIDTTYLPRQHKGKERYSHSHGYDVRHEIFPHSMEAVIQALKE
- a CDS encoding ankyrin repeat domain-containing protein — its product is MKSNTSKIIFILLCSFICLIIIFNPVTLYTVGWLSVKIMGSMGNLFNSADPSISINIFKNTPAWDLAKAVNSQNIKKINQICSEDKELINYREPLYGTPLLYWAIVNSKYNSAEILLKNGADPDLMQRASNNTPLYLAVGKRWKGKSIDMNENIKYTKLLLKYGADPNIPYFEESYDDRTVLMNAIFTGDSKLLVELLINNGADIDARRNAGTTAASLALRLKRYTIAHYLIVECHADITEACYDPMIDKNLYISRKEKIYPVNILRDYSWVFPLDSKEYKLKQDIIAEFKRQGVDYYATPISDRTKYHIKYTYPDNYEEMLEKF